The genomic segment CTCTTAACCCGCCTGAAAGCACAACTGATGTAAATGATGGCTGGACAATGGCAGGAACCTTGACAGTCAAAAGCCATCCTGGGTTTGGCTACCAACAATTATGGCAAAATGCGCTACAAGCGTTTTGGATGATTTTAGCCGTGTTTATCGGCGCACTTACATTGTTATACGCCTTAGTAAAGATGATCACCACGCCATTATTAGCTGTGGTTAAGCAGGCCGATGCCATCAGTAAACAACAATTCGAGCAAATTGGCCTCATTCCACGTACCCCTGAGTTAAAGCGCATAGTGTTAGCGGTCAACCGCATGTCAGCGCAATTAGCCAAGCTCTTTAACCAACTATCGAGCCAAGCCGAGCGTTACCGTGATTTTGCCTACAAAGATCTACTGACTGGCGTGGCCAACAGGCGCGCGTTTGAGCTCGCGTTCGAACAGTTACTGGCTGACAGTGAACAACACGCCCAAGGGTATTTACTGCTTGTGCGCTTAACCAGTTTAAATGAAGTAAACAGTAATTTGGGGTATCAGGCGGGTGACGAATACGTCAAATTGGTGAGTCAGGAACTGTGCACTGTGCTCACCCATTCACAATTAAATGGTGACGTATACCGAATGTCAGGGGCTGATTTTGTATTGCTACTAGAAGATACCGAACAACAAACGTGTATTGCTTTTACGCAACGCATAATTTCACAACTCAACGCCATTGAAAAAAGCGAATATCGTTTAGGTACCGCCCATGTGGGTGTGGGTTCGTTTAATTTTGGTGACTCTCGCACCGACGTGTTAGAACGAGCCGACAATGCGTTATCCGGGGCCAGTGCTACCACCGACAGATGGCAGCTTGCCCGGCAAGAAGACCTGCACCATAGCAATACCGAATGGCGAACTCAGCTAAATACTATTTTACAACAGAATCACGCAGACTTTGTCGCCCAGCCGATTGAAACTCGTCAAGGTGACACGCTATATAATGAGTGGTTTGCACGCTTTAATGCAGACGCTGTAACAGGTAACAGTGAGCAGGCGCAGCGCTATTTACCAATGGGCCAATTAGTACCTGCTTCAGTCAGGCTTAACTATGCGCAAAAACTCGATGAGTTATTAATCGCCAGTGCACTCAAACAGTTGACTACGCAAACCCATGCCATTGGCTTAAATGTGTCCCGCTTGTCCCTAAGCCAAACGAGTTTTCATCAGTGGTTAATCAATGCCCTTCCTCAAGAACGAACTGCCTGTGCAAAGCTGGTGCTGGAAATACCAGAGCGAGCTTTAGTCAATGGCACAGACGATCTTACTCACCTCATCGCTGTGTTGAAAGCTCGCGGGGTAAGGATCACAGTTGAGCGATTTGGAGCACAATTAGCCGCGATTACCCATTTACGCAAAATAAAGCCAGATTATTTGAAACTGGATGGGCGCTTCGTGCGTAATATTCATAACGAGCCAGATAATCAGTTGTTTGTACAATCGTTAGTCAATATTGCCCATGGGCTAAATATTCAAGTCATCGCTGAAATGGTCGAAGATGAAGCAGAGGCACGATGCTTGCTTGATTTATTTGTCGATCATTTACAGGGTTACCATATAGGTATACCAACTGATACCAAAGTATGAAGCGCGAATAAATTCAGGGTAAAGCACGTTATTTTATGACTTAAGTATTGGGTTAAAGCCAAGTAACCCATTAAATATAAAGCATAAATGGTCAGTTAACACTTACTTAACGGGCAATTAACTACTGATAGCAATACACTGAAAAGGTTCGTTTTTTTACCTGGTCGACCTTTGTATTATATTGCTTTTTTAGGTAACAAATTTTATCATTATGGGGCTTTGAGTGAGATTTACTCTCACAGCCTATTATTTTGGAGCTTTTATGCGACATATTTTAACCTATTTGCTTTTGTCTAGTGCGGTGATTGTGCCATTTGCAAGCGCTCAACAAGCCGAAACAGTCACACAAGCGGCGGAACAGGAAAATATTCTGTTCGGTGATGAAAATCAGCCGGGCCGTTCTATACATATGGAAATAGTGTCGCGAATTAACAACGGTGTCGCACTCGACGACGCGGTTAGCCAGACGATTGCCCAAGTCACACGTGAGGAAGACACGTTAATTAGTGGCACGGCAAGATTAGTGGTTGGTTTAAATAAAGGCATTAGCGTTAATTTTATGCGTAATATGGTGAATCTTAATAAACTCACCGACAGCACCAAGGGTGCTATTGAAACTTTCCCGAGTGATGCGGCAGATATCATTCAACTTGCCGTAACCCTTTACCCCAGCTTTGCTCAAGATGTCATCGATTCTGCCGTGACTACAGGCGAAATAGAGCCTAACGATGCCTTGTTAGCCGCGATTGCTGCAGGCGCTGACCCAACAACAGTTTCATCAGCTACCGCAGCGGGTGGTGTTGTTGGCGCAGGAACACCAACAGGCACGGGAGTGGGTGCCGGTGGTGCCGGTGGTGGCGATACCACAGCATCAACCAACTGATCAATTTACGAATTTGATAAAGCCAGGTTTAATACCTGGCTTTTTTGTTTATAATCATTTAGTTATAACACATTACACACTTCACTAGCATTTGTACTGGGCGAAAGGGATCCTTTGAATACCACACTTCATCGCTACGCGTTTTATGTCTTATTAGGGTTGCTTATTTGGCTGCCTATCCCTTTAGGTTCAAACCGTCCTTGGGCTTGGGGTGTAATGGAAGTTGTCATATTTTCATTGTCTTTGTGCTGTGCCTATTTACGCAAAGACCACGCTTGGATGGGGTTACGCGCTTATCGGTTACCCATCTGCCTATGGCTGGCCTTTTTAGTTTTCGCTGTTATGCAGGTTATGCCATTGCCCGCCTCAGTGGTGCACATTCTCAGCCCAGTCAGTTACGAAACTCAATTGATTTATGGGGTAGAACAGTTTCATTTATCGTTAGATGTGGGACAAAGCTACGTAAGCTTACTTAAAGGGCTGAGCTATTTCTGCTTACTCATAGTGGTACTTGTGCTGGTAGACACAGAGAAGCGGTTACGCTTAATACTACTCACCCTATTAGCCAGCGGCGCAATTCAGGCCCTTTACGGTACGCTAGAGGTGTTGTCAGGCAGCACCTTCAGTGTGGTATTCAGCTTACCTGTGACCGATATCGCCACTGGTAGCTTTGTGTACAAAAACCACTTTGCTAATTTCCTTATACTGTGTCTGTCAGCCGGTATTGGCTTAATGGTGGCCACGCTACAGAGCAACCAAGGCGGTAGCCCACGGGATATCATGCGCTCTATATTGTCCACGCTATTGGGCAGCAAGGCACTCATTCGTATTAGTTTGGCCATCATGGTTATTGCGTTGGTCATGTCGCGCTCTCGCATGGGGAATACGGCATTTTTTGCTGCCATGACGCTAATCGGTATTTTGGCATTGGTGATTATCAAAAATCGTAGCAGAAGCCTGTCTATTTTAATTATCAGTATGTTTGTGATTGATGTGCTTATTGTCAGCGCTTGGTTTGGTTTAGATAAGGTGCAAGAACGTTTAGAGGCCACGAGCTTGGCTCAAGAGGGTCGTGATGAAGTGGTATTAGACGCTTTGCCTATGTTGCAAGATTTTCCTATTTTCGGCAGCGGTGGTGGAAGCTTTTACAGTTCGTTTCCTAGTTATAAGGAGGCCAACATACATTATTTTTACGATCATGCACACAATGATTATTTGCAAATGGCGATTGAATACGGTGTACCGGCGACCTTATTTTTAGGGTTACTTGTTTGCTGGTGTTTCGCTAAAAGCGTGCGGGCGATGCGCAAGCGCAGGCCATCCATATTTAAGGGCACTGCTTTTGCCTGCTGTATGGCAATGCTTGGCATGGCGATACATATGACGGTTGACTTCCCTCTGCAAGCGCCTGCAAACGCCTGCTACTTTGTGGTGTTTTTGGCCTTGTCTCTGGCGATCAATCAATTGAAAATAACCACAGGCAAAAAACGACGTACTAAAAAGGTGGCAACATGAATAAAAAATTCAGTGGGCCAATAGAGCAAGATCCTGCCATTGTAAATTTGCTAGCGCGCATGCCCCAATCCGTTAGGGCGTCATTTAGTGAAGAGCAGTTATCTCACCTACGTAATGCGGTCAGTAGCCGCCAATGGGGGCACCACCCTATTGATGTGCGTGGGACTGTACCTTGGTTCAAGTATCGCTACTATTACGTATTACTGGCAGGGAAGAACCATCGCAACATGACGCGCGCGCAGTTGCGAGCAAGTCGCTTTATTAATGCTTTGTTTTTGGCCGGTTTTATGACATTTTCTGCGCTTGTGGGCATATTATTGCTTTATTTGCTCAAATCAGCGCTGGGAATTGATTTACTACCTGACTACTCATTTGGTGTATGGGACTGGTTTAAAAGCCAAGCTGACTAAGTCACTTCTTGCTGTTAGCGTTTCAAATCGCTCAAGGTTCCTTTATTCTCTATACCTTGTTGCCAGCGCAGTTTGGCACCATTTGCTGCACGGGTATTGGCTCATTGCGCAGCCAACGACAAACCCGCTTTCGAGCGCCGTACTGTTTGATCAGCGCCAATACTTTCTCTCTGCTTTGGGGGGCTCGCAAACCTAAAGCGATACGGTGGTAAAACTCTTTGCGTAAACGCAGCAACATCGGGTGATTACTGGCGTATAGCGCCATGCCTAAGCGCACATACAGAAGGTGTATTTCAGGCTTATATGGGCCTAACTCTGCAGCCCTTTGTAAGTACGTGAGCATTTCATCATCGAATTCCTGTTGACGCCACTTAATCATGGCTAATGAGGCCCATGTTACCGGCCACAAAGGCCGTAAGCGAGTAGCGCGTAGGTAATGCTGCTTAGCCAGGTTGAGCGCCTGCTCGGGTGGCTCATACCCCGCAATAGCGCCCCACTCGTGTACCTGTGCCAGTAAATCTTGATACAGCGGGTGACTAGGCTGGCTATCAACAGCTGATTGAATCGTTCGCTTGGCTAACTGGTATTCTTCTAAGGTTTGGGTATTGCCTTGTTCTTGCCAAGCGCTAACAATGTTTTGCACTTTGTAAAAATCGAAGCTAGCGCCCGTAAAGCGCAAGGCTACAAACAAACACACCAATGCAAGCAACGCGAAGCTGATCACCGCCACGTACTGTTTAATAAACACCCTAGCTTCGGTTATATTCTGCGGAAATGCTATTGCCATACATTATCCTGTGATATTAACCATGGTGTTGTTTTAAACAATCGTTCAGCGTAATCATTCCCTTTCAATGCTGCCACTTCGATGAAAGCTTGCGCCATATCATTGGGACGACGATTAACACTGTGGGTATCGGATGCAACATAAGTAACCAGATCTCGGGCCAATAATAGACCGGCGGTTTGCTTCACTTTTTCAGAAAAGCGACCAGTAAACGCCCCCGCCGTGGCTTGAAATAAGCACCCTGCCCTTTTTAAGGCATAGATTTTATCTGGGTTGGCGATAATGTCTCGATTACGCTCAGGATGGGCTATTACTGGCTGAATATCGTGTTTCAATAACCAACGTAAGAGGTTGTCAGTACCCGGTGGTATATGGCTGTGCGGCAGTTCAAGTAACATCACGTCTTTGTTTTGCCAGCGCCCAATAAATGGAATTTGTTTTTGCTTATGCCAAAGCATGATGTCTGGGGTAATGCGAATTTCAGCAGCAAATGACAGCTTGAGAGAACAACCGGCTAAAGCGAGATGCTCAACCAGCGACTGATAAGCGTGTGAGATGGAGTCTAGATTATTATCGAAATAGCTCTGATGTATATGTGGCGTGCACACCATATGCGACACACCGACCGCCACAGATTGCTCAGCCATAGCGAGTGACGCCTCTAAATCAGGGGCGCCATCGTCTATTCCTGGCAATATGTGGCTGTGTAAATCGATCAAGATTGTTTGTTGCTGCTAGCCTTAGTATTCGATTCGTAATTATAACTATGATAACCATATTGATCATAGAAACCTGTGTATTCACCGTGCTTTTTCGCTTTACGCAAATCCACTTGGTTTAACACCACCCCATCGACTCTGTGTCCCACTTGTAAGAAACGGCTTAAGCCATTACTTATCAGCTTGTCACTTGTACTATCCGCTTTGACTACATAGACCACTGAATCACAGACCTTCGACACCACAATGGCATCACTGACGGCTTGGGTGGGCGCGCTATCAACAATGATATGCTCGTATCTACCTTTTAGGTCTTGCATCAGGGCTTTGAAGCTATCCGAAGCGAGTAATTCTTGCGGGTTTGGCGGCACAGTACCGGCGCAAATTAAATCAATACCTGACATTTCATCTGTCACAATACACTCTTCTAAGGTATGTGTGCCTGAAATTAAGTTTGCCACGCCTGGCTGAAAACCAGGTAAGCTAAATTGGCTAGCCAATGTTGGGCGACGTAAGTCAGTATCAATTAACAACACTTTACTCAGTTGCCCCATAGCAAAGGCTAAGTTAATTGATACGGTACTCTTGCCTTCTTTGGGAACGCTTGAGGTGACCAATATTGTTTTCGAAGGTTTATCAATATTCAGCAATTGTAAGCTGGTTCTAAGGGTACGCACCGCTTCACTGAAACTATGATGCTTACCATCAAAAAAGTGCCTGATGGCAAGGTTTTTCTTTTTACTGTGGGCTTCCCACGGAATGAGCCCTAGCATGCGCTGACCTAGCTTGCGCTCTACGTCTTCAACCGAACGAATACCACTATTAAGCGCGTCCATCGCGATGGCTAAGAATACCCCGAAGCCTAAACTGACAATAAAGGCTGCTGCAATAATTAACCCCTTCTTAGGCTTAGAAGGCGAGCCTGGCGGTACGGCCAGATCTAACATACGTGCGTTTGCAGACTCAAACCCGCCTAATTCTGAGGTTTCATTTAAACGCGTAAAGAATGAACTATACAGTTGCTGGTTGATATCCACTTCACGTTGCAGTGCCTTATGGCGACTTTCTAAATTCGTCAGCTTCCTAAAGTTCTCTTTGTTATCACTGACTTCTTGTTTGATTGCCGCTAAATTAAGCTTTGCAGTACTGAATTCAGTGTTTACCCCTGAGACTAATGAGCGAATCTGTGCATGTAAACTCTCTTGGATCGAGGTTAACTCGGCTTGGGCAGCGATCATTTTTGGGTGCTTAGGGCCGTAAACTTTACTTAACTCAGAAACACGACTTTGGGCACCAATTAGCTCACGCTTTACATTCTGCACCGCTGGGTGATTGAGCACCTCAGGTATATCTGCCAATTCGGCAATGGTTGCCCCTGAGTTAACCTGGTTATACAGGGTTTCTGCACGATTATATGCAGCCTGAGCTTCGAGAAGTTGTTGGCTTAACTTCTGCAGTTCCTCTGCAGCAAGGCCCACTACGCCATCAATATTGACTAGTTTTTCCGTTTCGTAGAACTCAGATAACCGTTTTTCAGCCGTAGTCAATTTAGTACGAAGCCCTTGCAAGCTTTCATTTAACCAAGTAGTCGCTTTGGTGGTCATGTCTAGCTTAGATTCGAGGTAGTTCTCGATATACACATCACCCACAGCATTTGCTGCGATTGCGGCAAACTGGCGATCTTCATGCTCGAAGCTAATTTCGACAATTTGTGTGTTATTAATTGGAACAATCTGCAACGACTGCATCACTTTCCAAGTGGCGTAGCCTTTTCTAGCCGCCAGCCGCTGGGCTTCTGTTTGAACAACTTTTTCTTTCTGGGGTAAAAAAGGTAGTGCCCCTATAACGCTAGATTTAAGCGCTGAAAGTTGTTTACTGACAAAATTAGCTTGGCTGGCTTCATAGCCAGGAGCAAAGGTGGGGTTTTCGTAAAGCTTTAACTTCTCAACGACTTTTTCGGCGACTTGACGAGATTTTAGAATTTCATACTGAGTTTGAAAATACTCTTTACGTGAGGAATCTAAACCATAAACCTCTTCTATCGATAACACCTTTGCTTGTTTTGATTCAATCAATAACTTGGCAGTGGCTTTATATTGCGGCGTGATAGACATCACAATAAGGGCCACTAGCACGGTAATAAACACCGCAAGACTAATAATGCGCCATAAATAACGGCGTATTGTTTGCCAATATTGACCTAAGTCAATCATTTCAGAGTCCAGTAACTTAGCCTCTAATTGTCCATTTATTTTTGCTGACATATTTAACTACATTCCTTTAAAAGAAGCTTTGCTGAACAGTAACTATGTCACCGGGTAACACTATATCGTTTGAATCTGCGTTTAACTGCTCTGGTTGGCCTGATTCATTTTCTCGACGTATAAATATCTTGGTTTTTGATGCTCGCTCTGTATAGCCCCCTGCTAAGGCTGCGGCTTTATTTACCGAAAGCCCAGGTTGATAGGGATACCCACCTGGGCGCTTTACCTCGCCGTCAATAAAGAAGGGGCGATACTCAATCACGGTGACCGAAATAGACGGCTCTACAAGATAATCCCCCTTGAGCCCAGCATACAGCTTGGCTTCAAGCTCTGCTCCCGTTAGCCCCGTCACCCTTAGATCACCCAAGAAGGGATAGTTGATCACACCGTGATTCGGCAACTTAGTGGTTAACGACAAATCTTGCTGACCAAACACGGTGATTTTGATCACATCCCCTGAGCCTAACTTATATTGGCTCAAACTGGCATCTAGCGACCAAGCGGCACTACTAAAAAGCATAAGCCACAGCCAAAATACGGATTTTGCTTTCATGTGCACTCCTAATAAAACAAAGGTTATAACGTTATTTTTGCCGTTAAGCGATAGATATTCTGATCGTAATCAATGACATCTCTATTACTGTCTCGTTCGCTGTAGGTATAACCCAAGTTAAAGGTCAACCAACGTCTAAATTCATAAACAACGGCAAAACGCAGATCTTTTATATCGTCACTACGACCACTGCCTTCATAATCACTGGTACCGAAGCCGATACCGGCTTCAGTGCGCAGGCGTTGTAACCATTCATGACGCCAAAGAACAGACACATCTTTATTACGAATAAAGTTACCGTCACCATTGGTTTCACGCGCTTGGTTTTTGGTATCAAGAATGAATGTAGCGCGCTCAAGCGGCTCCCACACAACCCCAGCTTGCCATTTGACCCCAGAGAAATTCTCGCGGCCCGCAGCGTCAAAATCTTTGTCCTGATAACCTATTTTGGCATATCCAGACGTTGATGCAGTGGACTGCCATTGAGCACCCACTAAATAAGCGGTTTCAATACTATCAAAACTCGTTGCCTCTGAAATAGCAAACGCGTATTCAACATCAGTAATCGTGGTTTCAAACAGTAAGTCAGTAGCTGCGCCGATGTTATAATAGAAAGTGCCGCCAACGGTAGTCTTAGTACGATCACGAACTAAGTACTCTTCGGTACCAAGCTTATAATCTTTATCCCTAAAATTGAGATTTAAATCTAACCGCGCTTGGGCACTCAATGCACCATATGAGTAAGTAAAATCAACTTCGCTTTCTTTAAACTCGTCTGGTGAATCTAGCTCACTACCGCGACCAATAGAGAAGCTTTCACCTCGATCATCATGACCATCTTCAAAATTAATACTCGTGTTGACACGGTGACGACTGTTCAGCTCGTAATCGAGTGAGGCGAACAATAAATGATCTGTATAATCATCGGCGGAACTTGAAAAATAATCCCCCCGAGAAAGCTGATAACCCAAGCGTAAGCTGTTCAAGCCAAAGTTATTCACTAGGGTAAATCTGGGAACAATCGTGCTAAACCAGCTGTCTATTCCTTCATCGTTAGAGCGTGTAACGTTATCATTAAAACCCACCGTTGTGGTTAAGGTGGGTACTAATTCAAATGCCCCGAGGTCTATTCCGACTTCTTCTTGCGCAAATGAAGAAGTACATACACATGCCATTCCTATAGCGCTTGCTAATTTAGTCTTACTCATTCAATCATCTCTTTCTTTAAATTTAAAATATGATCTTAATTAAACTAAGTGTATCAATTATCTAATGAAATTAGCGCAATGTAATCAACTATAAGTGAAAAATATTACGATTAGCCTATCAAAACACACGTTGTAAAAATCAGCTGAGGCTGTCAGTAAGCGAATTCTATGCCATTAAGCGAGGCATAGACCGCGATAAGTTATTTTAACAAGGCAGATGTGCTGCGCATACTAAACAAAGATAGCGCCATGTAAAGCGTGTAAGTATTGCACAAGGTGTCAGACAAAGTTTCATTTTCCTCTTTCATTATTATATTACCGCTTCAAACTGAATCCATCGAATGAGGAATCTGACGCAGCATCGCGCCAATCGTTAAACAAGCCTTTGTCATTTTTCCACTTAAACGGCGACTAAGGCGACCCTATCTCATCTAGTTACCCTTGGGTTTTAATCCTCAAATCAAGACCTAGCACCATTTTTACATTCAATTACGAATCAATGAAACCTATCAAAAAAATATGGCCTCATACTTGCTTTAGCTGAATTATCCATTTGACTAAATATCAGTCAAATGACCCGAATATCTGAAAGTACTAAACAAAAACATTCAGAATTGTAGGAATAATGCGCTGAATGTCATAAAAAAAACAAAAATATGTCGTAATTATACAACAGCATCACGTGGTATAATCTGCGCAGTCCGTAATAGGCAGACTTTAGTATCCACTCAAGATATTGAAGTTAAATGGAATTTTTTAAGTTTATAACCTTTTGGATGTTGGAAATTAGCGACATGTTAGCGTCGCAAAATAAAGACACCGCTTAATATTGAAATACACTCTATTAAGCGATATGAACTTAATCAGTTGTACATCACTTTAATGGTAGAGACATCATGCATAACAAGAGCCCTGGGGGCATAATTCAGAGTAACCAAAGTAGTTTTTCTACACTTTATCGTTTAGTCGATATGGTTATTATCACCTTGGTGTATTTCCTTGTGCTGCTATACCAAGGGCTATCCATCAATTCGTCTGATTTATTACTGCTTTTTGTAAGCATTATTTCTTACATGTTATGTGCTGAAGCGGTAGACCTATATCGCTCTTGGCGAACGGCCCCTAATACTATGATGATCAAATGGGCTATGATCGCTTGGGGAATTTCCTCACTTGTTACGACTACTTACGCCTTTATTTTTCCTGATAGTATTGCTGCATCAAATTTTGTTGTATTGAGTTGGTTGGTGTTGTGCGCCCCTACCCTAGTAAGTTGGCGTGTTGCCTTTCGTGAAATATTATTTAGACACCGCAAGAAAGGCCATAACACCCGTAAAGCAATCGTTATCGGTGCTACTCAGTCTGGTTATAACCTAGCAACACAAATCATGGAAAATGACCAATTAGGCATCATTTTCAAAGGTATGTACGACGATCGAGCTCCTGCACGTATTCCTCACGAAATTCAACATCAAGTCATGGGCAGTATTGAAGAAGCAGTCAAACTGGCCAAAAAAGGTGAGATTGATTATATCTATATCGCCATGCCCATGAGCGCAGAAAAGCGCATCATGCAAATTCTTAATTTATGCAGTGACTCAACTGCAACGGTTTACATTATTCCTAATTTCTTCATGTATAACCTGCTTAATGCCCGCTGGCAGAGTGTTGGCTCAATTCAAACGTTGAGCGTATTCGATACGCCCTTCCAAGGTGCAGGTGATGTCACGAAACGCCTCGAGGATATTGTGGTCTCTTCTATCATTTTAACCCTGATTGCGATCCCTATGTTGTTCATTGCGATCGCGGTTAAATTAACCTCTAAGGGCCCTGTTATCTTCAAACAAAATCGTTACGGTCTGGATGGTAAGAAAATCAAAGTCTATAAGTTTCGCTCCATGACAGTGCAAGACAATGGCGATAAGGTTCAACAAGCGACCAAAAATGATGCACGTATTACTCCGTTGGGCGCGTTTTTACGCAAGACATCATTAGACGAACTACCTCAGTTTATTAACGTATTGCAAGGCCGCATGTCAGTTGTTGGCCCGCGCCCTCATGCGGTGGCTCATAATGAGGAGTACCGTAAACTCATTGAAGGCTATATGTTGCGTCATAAGGTACGCCCTGGCATTACCGGTTGGGCGCAAATTAATGGCTTTCGCGGTGAAACCGAAACCATCAATAAGATGATCAAACGGGTGGAATACGATTTAGATTATATTCATCGCTGGTCAGTGTGGATGGATATTCGCATTATCTTAGCCACAGTCACCCGTGGTTTTATCAATAAAAATGCGTACTAGTTAATACCAATAAAAAATGAAACGCCGAGCAATTGCTCGGCGTTTTTGTATTAACCGTTTGCCGATCACTGAGCTTCGTTTGGCTTATAAATCTTAAATTCACCACCTGCATGCAGCAATCCAAACATGTGTAAAAGACCATCGTAATAGCGATACATTCCGGTTGGTGCATCCTGTTGCCAGAGGTAGTTAAGCATTTCGGTGGAGAACGGGTTATCACTTATCGTTGCCCCCACAGCGTTCATAGCGGTGCGCCCGTGACTGCGATAATCAATATTTGGCTCTCGTGTACCGTCTACTTCATACACGGCAATAAAATCACCATACTGGACGATTTCGTTTTCAAAGAAGCTGACTTGCTGCTCAACTAATCCCTTTAATTGAGGTGACTGACTAACCCAATGATAATCCATGGCCATATTACCCATTACGCGAAATGAGTCATAAGCGCTCTTATGGCTATCGGGATTAAAACTAGTTGGCTGTGGCAGGCCTTCATGGCTTGCATAATCACTGAATAAGCCTGTTTGTGGATGAGCCGCTTTTGATAAGTACTGACGACTAATTTCTGCGGTTTCATGCCAATAGTCGTTATTTTCATCTGCCCACAATGCCCACATCTCGTAAAAGGCAGGTAAGTGATAGGAAGGATCAGAAAAACTCTCGACATTGGTGGTCGTTACAAATTCCACCTGTTGATAAACAGGGTGCATCATAAGACGTGTACTGCTGTTGTCAGATTTAGTGAAAATCATGTCATGCAATATATCATTCGCTTCTTGCTGATAATCAAAGATACCCTCTGCACTGCCCCAGCGGTTATTGGCAAGAAACAAGGCCATTGCAAAGTACTCTTCGCCATCTGGCGCGGGGTTAGTGTCGATTGCGTTATAGGGCGCATTTGCACTTAAGCGCCACGCAAAGAAGTCTTTGCTATTGCCTGATTTATTCTGCATCTTCGCCTTTGTAAAGCGCCAAAGTTTGTCAAAGGTTTCTTGATCGTCCATCATCACTGAAATCATCATGCCGTAGGACATGCCTTCAGACCGAATGTCGTTTGAGTCGATTGCTTTGATGAACGCCATATCGTCGCCAACACCATAAAGTACCGTTGTATCTGATAGTTCAGGTACAGGTTCACTCGGTGCCTCGCCGGAAATCACCACATTATCTATTTGAATATCGCCGTCAACGGTAGGTAATTTGTTGTTTGCAACAAACTGCACTCCAATCCCCCGCAATTGACTGAAATCGAAACTATCACTGATGTAACCAAACTCAGTATTGGCACTGACATCACTAAAATTCAACGTGATAAATTCGTCGCCAGTGAACCCCGCTACCGTGGTGTAGCCCAAGTAGGCAGGTTGATAATTTGCATCCTCTAAGAATAGCTGTACGACCATATTGCCGTCTTCGATATAACGTTGCGGAATACTGATATCAATGCTGAGATCCCGCCCTTGAGTGATATCAATGCCGGGAAATTGCTGGTATTTAACCGTGAACGCATCACTGCTATCTTGCCAATTCGGACTAACCATCAATACATTATTCGTTGGCGCTTCGTCTGCATCCACATTCCCGAGTGCCAGCGTTGGCGCAATTGCACTGCCGTTGTCTGCGCTCGCACTCCACTGAGCAAT from the Paraglaciecola mesophila genome contains:
- a CDS encoding glycosyl hydrolase family 8; translated protein: MISSVLKNKLNCGFVTKSATLQKSIALALGTLLVSAFSMPTYADVSVDRLSLKSKTRVGRSDYRYEFAVFLKNDADRVQDIQVNVASSNPNSVVDSADMHIDMIPANSVLELSQPFVLVQNRRARFNEQDLSWNIDYQQTGQDISSQFSPESAYHTGEYKNYFVERGLATQEQVSAKINATYQQLFELVPDQAGQAPSKGEQIYHADFEQDTENWQWYADNGSQVGAQLTQQASELVITPAWQDGGDALAVLSSPFEPIDATQGVDVEYTMAVEQAYVDDGAMAVQMFIQDTSGGIGFFAYRTLTQATQTSIFIQGLGPNTNFGYLSEGFDFSQISTIGYQFLANGKSPAVNGNITVGEVSIYQPVKGGDESSLPSFIDTFDNGIAQWSASADNGSAIAPTLALGNVDADEAPTNNVLMVSPNWQDSSDAFTVKYQQFPGIDITQGRDLSIDISIPQRYIEDGNMVVQLFLEDANYQPAYLGYTTVAGFTGDEFITLNFSDVSANTEFGYISDSFDFSQLRGIGVQFVANNKLPTVDGDIQIDNVVISGEAPSEPVPELSDTTVLYGVGDDMAFIKAIDSNDIRSEGMSYGMMISVMMDDQETFDKLWRFTKAKMQNKSGNSKDFFAWRLSANAPYNAIDTNPAPDGEEYFAMALFLANNRWGSAEGIFDYQQEANDILHDMIFTKSDNSSTRLMMHPVYQQVEFVTTTNVESFSDPSYHLPAFYEMWALWADENNDYWHETAEISRQYLSKAAHPQTGLFSDYASHEGLPQPTSFNPDSHKSAYDSFRVMGNMAMDYHWVSQSPQLKGLVEQQVSFFENEIVQYGDFIAVYEVDGTREPNIDYRSHGRTAMNAVGATISDNPFSTEMLNYLWQQDAPTGMYRYYDGLLHMFGLLHAGGEFKIYKPNEAQ